The proteins below are encoded in one region of Homo sapiens chromosome 8, GRCh38.p14 Primary Assembly:
- the FAM90A24 gene encoding protein FAM90A24 produces MMARRDPTSWAKRLVRAQTLQKQRRAPVGPRAPPPDEEDPRLKCKNCGAFGHTARSTRCPMKCWKAALVPATLGKKEGKENLKPWKPRGEANPGPLNKDKGEKEERPRQQDPQRKALLHMFSGKPPEKPLPNGKGSTESSDYLRVASGPMPVHTTSKRPRLDPVLADRSATEMSGRGSVLASLSPLRKASLSSSSSLGPKERQTGAAADMPQPAVRHQGREPLLVVKPTHSRPEGGCREVPQAASKTHGLLQASRPQAQDKRPAVTPQPCPPAATHSLGLGSNLSFGPGAKRPAQAPIQACLNFPKKPRLGPFQIPESAIQGGELGAPENLQPPPAATELGPSTSPQMGRRTPAQVPSVDRQPPHSRPCLPTAQACTMSHHSAAGHDGAQPLRVLFRRLENGRWSSSLLAAPSFHSPEKPGAFLAQSPHVSEKSEAPCVRVPPSVLYEDLQVSSSSEDSDSDLE; encoded by the exons ATGATGGCACGTCGGGACCCCACATCTTGGGCCAAGAGACTGGTGAGAGCCCAGACCCTCCAGAAGCAGCGGAGGGCCCCAGTTGGGCCAAGGGCTCCCCCGCCCGATGAAGAAGATCCCAGG CTCAAGTGCAAAAACTGCGGGGCCTTTGGCCACACGGCCAGAAGTACCAGGTGCCCCATGAAGTGCTGGAAGGCAGCCCTGGTTCCAGCGACCttggggaaaaaggaagggaaggaaaacctGAAACCATGGAAGCCCCGGGGTGAAGCCAACCCGGGGCCCTTGAACAAGgataagggagagaaggaagagagaccaAG GCAACAAGACCCGCAGAGGAAGGCTCTCCTCCACATGTTTTCCGGGAAACCTCCAGAGAAGCCGCTGCCGAATGGAAAAGGATCCACGGAATCTTCTGATTATCTGAGG GTTGCAAGCGGGCCAATGCCGGTCCACACAACCAGTAAGAGGCCGCGCTTGGACCCTGTCCTCGCTGATCGCTCCGCAACCGAAATGTCTGGCAGGGGCTCCGTCTTGGCTTCACTGTCTCCCCTCAGAAAAGCCAGCCTGAGCTCCTCCTCAAGTCTTGGACCAAAGGAAAGACAGACTGGGGCTGCGGCCGACATGCCTCAGCCTGCAGTCAGGCACCAGGGCCGCGAGCCTCTCCTCGTGGTGAAGCCGACACACAGCCGCCCCGAGGGTGGCTGCCGAGAAGTTCCCCAGGCTGCCTCCAAAACCCACGGCCTGCTCCAGGCCTCCAGACCCCAGGCACAAGACAAACGTCCTGCGGTGACCCCACAGCCCTGCCCGCCAGCCGCCACACACAGCTTGGGCCTAGGCTCCAATCTCAGCTTCGGGCCAGGAGCCAAGAGACCTGCCCAGGCTCCGATTCAGGCTTGCCTGAACTTCCCCAAGAAACCGAGACTGGGTCCCTTCCAGATCCCCGAAAGCGCCATCCAGGGAGGTGAGCTGGGGGCCCCGGAGAATCTCCAACCTCCGCCAGCCGCAACCGAACTTGGACCAAGTACGTCGCCCCAGATGGGCAGGAGGACACCGGCCCAGGTGCCCAGCGTCGACCGGCAGCCTCCGCACAGCAGACCTTGCCTGCCTACTGCCCAGGCCTGCACCATGTCCCATCACTCAGCGGCCGGCCATGATGGGgcccagcctctcagagtgctctTCCGGAGACTGGAAAACGGACGCTGGAGCTCCAGCCTCCTGGCGGCCCCCTCATTTCACTCTCCTGAGAAGCCGGGAGCCTTTCTCGCTCAGAGCCCTCATGTGTCAGAGAAGTCTGAGGCTCCCTGTGTTCGTGTCCCACCGAGCGTCCTCTATGAGGACCTTCAGGTTTCCTCCTCCTCAGAGGACAGCGATTCTGACCTGGAGTGA